The following nucleotide sequence is from Candidatus Hydrogenedentota bacterium.
GGCGAAAAGCACATTATAGGAATCGGTAGAGAGGTCGTCGTACGGAAGAAGAACGGCGACACACTGCCCGTCCACCTCAGCATCAGCGAGGTCAATATGGACGGCGCGCGCTACTTTTCCGGCGTTCTTCGGGATATTTCCCTGGAGCACGAAGCCCGGCGCGAGCAGGAGCGCCTGCTCGGGGAATTGAAAGAGCGGAATAAGAAGATCACCTGCCTGTACAGCGTCGGCGAGGTGATCCGCGAGCAGGCGGTCGAAATTGATATTTTCCGGGAAATCGCCTACTTGATCCGTCCGGCGTGCAGCTATCCGGAGCGCACCCGGGTCCGCATCGTCTTCGATGGCCATGTTTACGAGGAACTCGCCATCTCCACGACCCCCTGGACCTTCAGCGCGCCCATTGTCGTCGGCGGGCGCACCCGGGGCAAGCTGGAACTCGTCTACCGGGAAGCGATCGATCCGGAAATCCCCGGCATCCTCACGCAGGGTGATTGCGACATGATTGAGGCCATCGCGCGAACCCTGGGCGAGGCCGTGGAGCGGCGGGAGGCGGAAGCCAAGGTCATCCAGGCCTCCAAGCTGGCGTCCATCGGCGAGCTGGCCGCCGGCGTGGGCCATGAAATCAACAACCCCATCAACGGCGTGATCAATTGCGTCGATATCCTGCTGGAGAACATGGCGGCGGACGCGCCGGACCGGCATTTCGCGGAGCTGATCCGTTCCGAGGCCGAGCGCGTGGCGTCCATCGTAAAGAAGCTGCTGACCTTTTCCCGGCAGCAGCAGGAAAAGTACTCGATGGCCAGCATGCCGGAAATTCTCGATGCGGTGCTCTCCCTCAGCAATAAGAAAATCGAAAAATCGCACATCGAGTTGCGCGTGCACATACCCGATTCCCTTCCCCGGCTCCGGTGCCGCGGCGAGCAATTGCAGCAGGTCTTCATGAACCTGATCATCAATTCAATTCACGCCCTGGACGATCGCTATCCCGACGGGTCGCCCAACAAGATAATGACGATATCGGTTCACACGCGAAAACACGATGGCCGCGCCTATCTGGAAACGGCCGTGGAGGATTTCGGCGTCGGTATTTCCGACACCGCGAAAGCGCGCCTGTTTGATCCCTTCTTCACGACCAAGGGCCGCGACAAGGGAACCGGCCTCGGGCTGTCCGTTTCCGATGGCATTGTGAAGGATCATGGCGGCTTCATCGAAGTCGAGAGCGAGCCCGGCGAATTCGCCCGTTTCAGGGTTTTCCTGCCTGTCGAGGGCCCGCTACCGGACAAGGCGCGTTCCGCCGCGGCCATGGAGTATGAGCGATGAGTACTATCCTGATCGTCGAAGACGAGGATGTCCTCCGGCTGACGTTCGCGCGCTTCCTGGAGTCCGAAGGCCACACCGTGGAAACGGCCGCTTCCTATGACGATGCGGTTGACCGCATCGAAGAGACCGACTTCCAGGTCATCGTGACCGATATCATCCTCGGCGGAAACACCGGAATCGACCTGTTGCGCCACGTCCGTGAAACGATGCCGAAAGCCGAAGTCATCATGATCACCGGCGAACCCAGCGTCGAGACCGCCAGTGAGGCCGTGCGCCTCGGCGCCTTCGACTACCTGGCGAAACCCGTGACTGGCGACGCCCTCAAGCGGGTCGTGCGGCTCGCACTGGAGCATATTCGCATCGTCGCCGAGCGCGACGCCTACGCCGCCCGCACCGACGCCTACCGCCGCGAACTGGAGACTATCTTCCACGCCGTTAAGGAGGGTAT
It contains:
- a CDS encoding PAS domain S-box protein, giving the protein MSNEPKAADTAPVSGSWDDNAWFRGLVESAVDAILTIGSDGIIRHANRSATRMLGYHQAELLGRNVNMIMPDIYARHHDEYIRNYLQTGEKHIIGIGREVVVRKKNGDTLPVHLSISEVNMDGARYFSGVLRDISLEHEARREQERLLGELKERNKKITCLYSVGEVIREQAVEIDIFREIAYLIRPACSYPERTRVRIVFDGHVYEELAISTTPWTFSAPIVVGGRTRGKLELVYREAIDPEIPGILTQGDCDMIEAIARTLGEAVERREAEAKVIQASKLASIGELAAGVGHEINNPINGVINCVDILLENMAADAPDRHFAELIRSEAERVASIVKKLLTFSRQQQEKYSMASMPEILDAVLSLSNKKIEKSHIELRVHIPDSLPRLRCRGEQLQQVFMNLIINSIHALDDRYPDGSPNKIMTISVHTRKHDGRAYLETAVEDFGVGISDTAKARLFDPFFTTKGRDKGTGLGLSVSDGIVKDHGGFIEVESEPGEFARFRVFLPVEGPLPDKARSAAAMEYER